The Anas acuta chromosome 2, bAnaAcu1.1, whole genome shotgun sequence genome contains a region encoding:
- the FYCO1 gene encoding FYVE and coiled-coil domain-containing protein 1 isoform X7, with protein sequence MAATGGENQLQRIIRDLQDAVTELSKEFKEGGEPITDDSVNLQKFSYKLEYLLQFDQKEKSTLLGNRKDYWDYFCDCLAKVKGANDGIRFVKSITELRTSLGKGRAFLRYSLVHQRLADTLQQCFMNTKVTSDWYYARSPFLNSKMSSDIVGQLYELTDVQFDLASRGYDLDAAWPAFARRTLSSLGSSAYLWKPPSRSSSMSSLVSNYLQAQEFPSSPDANNSINVEHLEGFEEMRVELDQAELRQRELQGRIHQLEMENQELQAAVSFHKEQVQLEKEKNNNYSEENSRLSKMITELQKQCEVSHSTQSTVHDLQKCLHSLELNAVEQQKEYSTKLEQLANSKEDCASKLQEMNRELEASRALVSMKELCIDELKAKLSLAEQKNLDLLAKVDAALEEKGQQVTAQCDSALQMQTLLEKLQQAEKEKADMQKLSDEHASQLKAAREELQLKEEAQRELESRYNRLAADSKEESERLLGSLETMAKEVDALQKALTVKGKEMAELQTQVMGSLAQVGSLEKNLEEERKEKEKLQEEYGKREGALKEETRSQAEQLELQESRLTKVSQSVCSLEEEKQKLLSEKEHLSQKVKELEEQMEQQNLAVTEMGEESRKLKAENADLQQSKEKMEGKLKNMEASKASLEAEVARLRASEKQLQSEIDDALVSVDEKEKKLRSQNQQLDEDLQNARRQSQILEERLEALHSDYKELKEREETTKESYALLEGELKSAKQHGLQMEKSLGTLKECQESLQSQLTEREVELQGMKNQCEQLRAEAERHRQKAETLEVEKLSAENTCLQQTKLIESLTSEKESVEKHQLQQAASREKEAKELASRLIISEEQLQVNRDEVSRLQAEVLDLRVKLQQTTDEREQVKSELLITETSLGEQKVLVQQLKEQTESLNRNHVQELMQSKEREEVLKKEQETVAHQKAELESNLLNLQEELFKVKQYLDVARMENEENKDLLHRNNTDMAELGIQICALTSEKVLAEEQLAEATKRLKELEEQAAAEQERLKHDISDLRQENKSLQEKLEEAQTHAAAVPSLQTQLETAKKQAQSFQETSQEELSTMKFQMSTEILSYQTKFKAASEECEKIREQLEEQKRQQHAAEEEIADLQAENTSLSRKLDEVREQLSESESARLQKEEEVTSLRELLERTQKEADEAREQALDYSEKLSKVAADKDSSDQKLFAELDDLTRTKQFLEERLIELIRDKDALWQKSDALEFQQKLSAEQRWQGDTEVNHCLDCQREFSWMVRRHHCRMCGRIFCYYCCNNYMVTKPGGKKERCCRACFSKPRVIVDNTDDSGSSVNQEGSPGSLESPLSPEERAFVASEASKPPDDAAFDIITDEELCQVQESDSLHSESQMERDSLDQSVTDLGGIDLQPVWYKTWERNSWEEVLERVQRSRGAWAMPLDEVITLLLFVPSVIRDSSVHSL encoded by the exons ATGGCAGCAACTGGTGGTGAAAACCAGCTGCAGCGGATTATCAGGGACTTGCAAG ATGCTGTTACTGAATTAAGTAAAGAATTTAAAGAAGGAGGGGAGCCCATCACAGATGACAGTGTCAACTTACAAAAATTCTCCTACAAGCTTGAGTATCTTCTACAG TTtgaccagaaagaaaaaagcacattgCTGGGGAACAGAAAAGACTACTGGGATTATTTCTGCGACTGTCTGGCCAAAGTAAAAGGAGCTAACGATGGAATCCGTTTTGTCAAGTCTATTACAGAA CTACGAACATCTCTTGGGAAAGGAAGAGCATTTCTGCGTTACTCTCTGGTTCACCAAAGGCTAGCAGACACCTTGCAGCAATGTTTTATGAACACCAAGGTGACCAG tGACTGGTACTATGCAAGAAGTCCATTTCTGAATTCCAAAATGAGTTCTGACATTGTGGGTCAGCTGTATGAGCTCACTGATGTTCAGTTTGACTTGGCATCACGAGGCTACGATTTAGATGCTGCTTGGCCAGCATTTGCCAG GAGGACGTTGTCCTCGCTTGGGTCTTCAGCATATTTATGGAAGCCCCCAAGTCGCAGTTCCAGCATGAGCAGTTTAGTGAGCAATTACTTGCAG GCTCAAGAGTTTCCCTCCAGCCCTGATGCAAATAACTCAATAAATGTTGAACACCTTGAGGGCTTTGAAGAGATGCGTGTAGAACTTGACCAGGCTGAACTGAGGCAGAGGGAACTTCAGGGTCGTATTCACCAGTTGGAAATGGAAAACCAGGAGCTCCAGGCAGCTGTCAGTTTTCACAAAGAACAAGTacagctggaaaaggagaagaacaatAACTACAGCGAGGAGAACTCCCGGCTGTCAAAGATGATCACAGAGTTACAGAAGCAGTGTGAGGTCTCACACTCCACTCAGAGCACTGTTCATGACCTGCAGAAGTGCCTGCATTCGCTGGAACTGAATGCTGTGGAGCAGCAGAAGGAATATTCGACAaagctggagcagctggcaAACAGCAAGGAGGACTGTGCCTCAAAGCTGCAGGAGATGAATCGGGAGTTGGAGGCCTCCAGGGCTTTGGTTAGCATGAAGGAGCTTTGCATCGATGAGCTTAAAGCAAAGCTAAGTTTAGCAGAACAGAAGAACCTTGACCTCCTTGCAAAAGTTGATGCTGCCTTGGAGGAAAAAGGTCAGCAAGTCACAGCCCAATGTGACTCTGCCCTACAAATGCAAACATTGCTAGAGAAGCTTcagcaggcagaaaaggaaaaggcagataTGCAAAAACTCAGTGATGAACATGCATCTCAACTAAAAGCCGCAAGAGAAGAGTTACAGCTAAAAGAAGAGGCACAGAGGGAGTTGGAGTCCAGATACAATCGCCTCGCTGCTGACTCTAAAGAAGAGAGTGAAAGGCTGCTAGGGAGCCTGGAAACCATGGCGAAGGAAGTGGATGCACTTCAGAAGGCACTGACCGTGAAAGGAAAGGAGATGGCTGAGCTCCAGACCCAGGTAATGGGGTCGCTGGCTCAGGTGGggtcactggaaaaaaatcttgaggaggaaaggaaggaaaaagagaaacttcAGGAGGAGTATGGTAAGAGGGAAGGAGCACTGAAGGAGGAAACCCGATCACAGGCAGAACAACTTGAACTACAGGAGAGTCGCTTAACAAAGGTGAGTCAGTCTGTGTGTAGCCttgaggaggaaaagcagaaactCTTGTCTGAGAAAGAGCATCTCAGCCAGAAAGtcaaggagctggaggagcagatGGAGCAGCAAAACTTGGCAGTGACCGAAATGGGTGAGGAGAGTAGGAAGCTGAAGGCCGAAAATGCAGATTTGCAGCAGTCCAAGGAGAAGATGGAAGGGAAGCTGAAAAATATGGAAGCCTCTAAAGCATCCCTGGAAGCTGAGGTGGCCAGGCTGAGAgcctctgagaaacagcttCAGAGTGAGATTGATGATGCCCTAGTGTCAGTcgatgaaaaagaaaagaagctccGGAGCCAGAACCAACAGCTGGATGAAGACTTGCAGAATGCCAGGAGACAAAGCCAAATTCTGGAGGAGAGATTAGAGGCTCTGCACTCAGATTATAAAGAACtcaaggaaagggaagagaccACCAAGGAGTCTTATGCCTTACTTGAAGGAGAGCTGAAGAGTGCCAAACAACACGgtttacaaatggaaaaaagctTAGGCACCTTGAAGGAATGCCAAGAGTCACTCCAGTCACAGCTCACAGAGAGGGAAGTAGAACTGCAAGGCATGAAGAACCAGTGTGAGCAGCTAAGAGCAGAAGCtgaaagacacaggcagaaagcagagacTCTTGAGGTAGAAAAGCTCAGCGCTGAAAATACATGCCTCCAACAGACAAAGCTTATTGAATCCCTCACCTCAGAAAAGGAGTCAGTGGAAAAACACCAACTACAGCAGGCAGCTTCTCGGGAGAAGGAGGCGAAAGAGCTGGCCTCCAGGCTGATCATAAGTGAAGAGCAGCTGCAGGTCAACCGAGATGAGGTGTCTAGGCTGCAAGCAGAAGTCCTTGACCTGCGAGTCAAGCTTCAACAGACCACTGATGAGAGAGAGCAGGTGAAAAGTGAGCTGCTGATCACCGAGACCAGCTTAGGGGAGCAGAAAGTGCTTGTCCAGCAGCTGAAAGAGCAAACTGAATCCCTCAACAGAAACCACGTGCAAGAATTGatgcaaagcaaagaaagagaagaagtaCTGAAAAAAGAGCAGGAGACGGTAGCCCATCAAAAAGCTGAGCTGGAGAGTAATTTGCTGAACCTGCAGGAAGAGCTCTTCAAGGTTAAGCAGTACTTGGACGTTGCtagaatggaaaatgaagaaaacaaagatctcCTCCACAGGAACAACACGGATATGGCTGAACTCGGTATTCAGATCTGTGCCTTGACCTCTGAAAAGGTGCTTGCAGAAGAGCAATTAGCTGAGGCCACAAAGAGGCTCAAAGAACTGGAagaacaggcagcagcagaacaggagAGGCTGAAGCATGACATCTCTGATCTCAGACAGGAGAACAAGAGCCTGCAAGAGAAACTAGAGGAGGCTCAGACACATGCCGCAGCTGTCCCAAGTCTGCAAACACAGCTGgagacagcaaagaaacaagCACAGAGCTTCCAGGAGACCAGCCAAGAAGAGCTGTCTACAATGAAATTTCAAATGAGCACAGAAATTCTAAGTTATCAGACAAAATTCAAG GCTGCCAGTGAAGAATGTGAGAAAATAAGAGAGCAACTTGAGGAGCAGAAGCGACAACAGCATGCTGCGGAGGAAGAGATTGCAGATTTACAA GCTGAGAACACAAGTTTGTCTAGAAAACTGGATGAAGTAAGAGAGCAGCTGTCTGAATCAGAATCTGCCCGGCttcagaaggaagaagaggtgACATCTCTGAGAGAGCTCTTGGAAAG GACTCAAAAGGAAGCTGATGAAGCAAGAGAGCAGGCCCTGGATTACAGTGAGAAGCTCAGCAAGGTGGCAGCAGACAAAGACAGCAGTGACCAGAAATTGTTTGCTGAGCTGGACGACCTGACAAGAACAAAACAGTTCCTTGAAGAACGCTTAATAGAACTTATCAG AGATAAGGATGCTTTGTGGCAAAAATCAGATGCTCTCGAGTTCCAGCAGAAGCTTAGTGCAGAGCAAAGGTGGCAGGGGGACACAGAGGTTAACCATTGCCTGGACTGCCAGAGAGAATTCTCATGGATGGTGCGTCGACACCACTGCAG AATGTGTGGTCGCATTTTCTGCTACTATTGCTGCAACAACTATATGGTGACAAAACCTGGTGGGAAGAAGGAGCGTTGCTGCAGAGCTTGCTTTAGTAAGCCCAGAGTGATCGTGGACAATACAGATGACTCTGGATCCAGTGTCAACCAGGAAGGATCCCCAGGTTCATTGGAATCACCACTGTCGCCCGAAGAGAGGGCTTTTG TTGCAAGTGAAGCCTCTAAACCACCAGACGATGCAGCGTTTGATATAATCACGGATGAGGAGTTGTGCCAAGTACAAGAATCAGACTCACTCCACAGTGAAAGTCAGATGGAGAGAGACTCTCTGGATCAAAGCGTGACAGATCT
- the FYCO1 gene encoding FYVE and coiled-coil domain-containing protein 1 isoform X6 — protein sequence MAATGGENQLQRIIRDLQDAVTELSKEFKEGGEPITDDSVNLQKFSYKLEYLLQFDQKEKSTLLGNRKDYWDYFCDCLAKVKGANDGIRFVKSITELRTSLGKGRAFLRYSLVHQRLADTLQQCFMNTKVTSDWYYARSPFLNSKMSSDIVGQLYELTDVQFDLASRGYDLDAAWPAFARRTLSSLGSSAYLWKPPSRSSSMSSLVSNYLQAQEFPSSPDANNSINVEHLEGFEEMRVELDQAELRQRELQGRIHQLEMENQELQAAVSFHKEQVQLEKEKNNNYSEENSRLSKMITELQKQCEVSHSTQSTVHDLQKCLHSLELNAVEQQKEYSTKLEQLANSKEDCASKLQEMNRELEASRALVSMKELCIDELKAKLSLAEQKNLDLLAKVDAALEEKGQQVTAQCDSALQMQTLLEKLQQAEKEKADMQKLSDEHASQLKAAREELQLKEEAQRELESRYNRLAADSKEESERLLGSLETMAKEVDALQKALTVKGKEMAELQTQVMGSLAQVGSLEKNLEEERKEKEKLQEEYGKREGALKEETRSQAEQLELQESRLTKVSQSVCSLEEEKQKLLSEKEHLSQKVKELEEQMEQQNLAVTEMGEESRKLKAENADLQQSKEKMEGKLKNMEASKASLEAEVARLRASEKQLQSEIDDALVSVDEKEKKLRSQNQQLDEDLQNARRQSQILEERLEALHSDYKELKEREETTKESYALLEGELKSAKQHGLQMEKSLGTLKECQESLQSQLTEREVELQGMKNQCEQLRAEAERHRQKAETLEVEKLSAENTCLQQTKLIESLTSEKESVEKHQLQQAASREKEAKELASRLIISEEQLQVNRDEVSRLQAEVLDLRVKLQQTTDEREQVKSELLITETSLGEQKVLVQQLKEQTESLNRNHVQELMQSKEREEVLKKEQETVAHQKAELESNLLNLQEELFKVKQYLDVARMENEENKDLLHRNNTDMAELGIQICALTSEKVLAEEQLAEATKRLKELEEQAAAEQERLKHDISDLRQENKSLQEKLEEAQTHAAAVPSLQTQLETAKKQAQSFQETSQEELSTMKFQMSTEILSYQTKFKAASEECEKIREQLEEQKRQQHAAEEEIADLQAENTSLSRKLDEVREQLSESESARLQKEEEVTSLRELLERTQKEADEAREQALDYSEKLSKVAADKDSSDQKLFAELDDLTRTKQFLEERLIELIRDKDALWQKSDALEFQQKLSAEQRWQGDTEVNHCLDCQREFSWMVRRHHCRMCGRIFCYYCCNNYMVTKPGGKKERCCRACFSKPRVIVDNTDDSGSSVNQEGSPGSLESPLSPEERAFVASEASKPPDDAAFDIITDEELCQVQESDSLHSESQMERDSLDQSVTDLGGIDLQPVWYKTWERNSWEEVLERVQRSRGAWAMPLDEKWLGLPKYLCAGHPPRDICSSVHSISSAVCTTLSHPQPCNS from the exons ATGGCAGCAACTGGTGGTGAAAACCAGCTGCAGCGGATTATCAGGGACTTGCAAG ATGCTGTTACTGAATTAAGTAAAGAATTTAAAGAAGGAGGGGAGCCCATCACAGATGACAGTGTCAACTTACAAAAATTCTCCTACAAGCTTGAGTATCTTCTACAG TTtgaccagaaagaaaaaagcacattgCTGGGGAACAGAAAAGACTACTGGGATTATTTCTGCGACTGTCTGGCCAAAGTAAAAGGAGCTAACGATGGAATCCGTTTTGTCAAGTCTATTACAGAA CTACGAACATCTCTTGGGAAAGGAAGAGCATTTCTGCGTTACTCTCTGGTTCACCAAAGGCTAGCAGACACCTTGCAGCAATGTTTTATGAACACCAAGGTGACCAG tGACTGGTACTATGCAAGAAGTCCATTTCTGAATTCCAAAATGAGTTCTGACATTGTGGGTCAGCTGTATGAGCTCACTGATGTTCAGTTTGACTTGGCATCACGAGGCTACGATTTAGATGCTGCTTGGCCAGCATTTGCCAG GAGGACGTTGTCCTCGCTTGGGTCTTCAGCATATTTATGGAAGCCCCCAAGTCGCAGTTCCAGCATGAGCAGTTTAGTGAGCAATTACTTGCAG GCTCAAGAGTTTCCCTCCAGCCCTGATGCAAATAACTCAATAAATGTTGAACACCTTGAGGGCTTTGAAGAGATGCGTGTAGAACTTGACCAGGCTGAACTGAGGCAGAGGGAACTTCAGGGTCGTATTCACCAGTTGGAAATGGAAAACCAGGAGCTCCAGGCAGCTGTCAGTTTTCACAAAGAACAAGTacagctggaaaaggagaagaacaatAACTACAGCGAGGAGAACTCCCGGCTGTCAAAGATGATCACAGAGTTACAGAAGCAGTGTGAGGTCTCACACTCCACTCAGAGCACTGTTCATGACCTGCAGAAGTGCCTGCATTCGCTGGAACTGAATGCTGTGGAGCAGCAGAAGGAATATTCGACAaagctggagcagctggcaAACAGCAAGGAGGACTGTGCCTCAAAGCTGCAGGAGATGAATCGGGAGTTGGAGGCCTCCAGGGCTTTGGTTAGCATGAAGGAGCTTTGCATCGATGAGCTTAAAGCAAAGCTAAGTTTAGCAGAACAGAAGAACCTTGACCTCCTTGCAAAAGTTGATGCTGCCTTGGAGGAAAAAGGTCAGCAAGTCACAGCCCAATGTGACTCTGCCCTACAAATGCAAACATTGCTAGAGAAGCTTcagcaggcagaaaaggaaaaggcagataTGCAAAAACTCAGTGATGAACATGCATCTCAACTAAAAGCCGCAAGAGAAGAGTTACAGCTAAAAGAAGAGGCACAGAGGGAGTTGGAGTCCAGATACAATCGCCTCGCTGCTGACTCTAAAGAAGAGAGTGAAAGGCTGCTAGGGAGCCTGGAAACCATGGCGAAGGAAGTGGATGCACTTCAGAAGGCACTGACCGTGAAAGGAAAGGAGATGGCTGAGCTCCAGACCCAGGTAATGGGGTCGCTGGCTCAGGTGGggtcactggaaaaaaatcttgaggaggaaaggaaggaaaaagagaaacttcAGGAGGAGTATGGTAAGAGGGAAGGAGCACTGAAGGAGGAAACCCGATCACAGGCAGAACAACTTGAACTACAGGAGAGTCGCTTAACAAAGGTGAGTCAGTCTGTGTGTAGCCttgaggaggaaaagcagaaactCTTGTCTGAGAAAGAGCATCTCAGCCAGAAAGtcaaggagctggaggagcagatGGAGCAGCAAAACTTGGCAGTGACCGAAATGGGTGAGGAGAGTAGGAAGCTGAAGGCCGAAAATGCAGATTTGCAGCAGTCCAAGGAGAAGATGGAAGGGAAGCTGAAAAATATGGAAGCCTCTAAAGCATCCCTGGAAGCTGAGGTGGCCAGGCTGAGAgcctctgagaaacagcttCAGAGTGAGATTGATGATGCCCTAGTGTCAGTcgatgaaaaagaaaagaagctccGGAGCCAGAACCAACAGCTGGATGAAGACTTGCAGAATGCCAGGAGACAAAGCCAAATTCTGGAGGAGAGATTAGAGGCTCTGCACTCAGATTATAAAGAACtcaaggaaagggaagagaccACCAAGGAGTCTTATGCCTTACTTGAAGGAGAGCTGAAGAGTGCCAAACAACACGgtttacaaatggaaaaaagctTAGGCACCTTGAAGGAATGCCAAGAGTCACTCCAGTCACAGCTCACAGAGAGGGAAGTAGAACTGCAAGGCATGAAGAACCAGTGTGAGCAGCTAAGAGCAGAAGCtgaaagacacaggcagaaagcagagacTCTTGAGGTAGAAAAGCTCAGCGCTGAAAATACATGCCTCCAACAGACAAAGCTTATTGAATCCCTCACCTCAGAAAAGGAGTCAGTGGAAAAACACCAACTACAGCAGGCAGCTTCTCGGGAGAAGGAGGCGAAAGAGCTGGCCTCCAGGCTGATCATAAGTGAAGAGCAGCTGCAGGTCAACCGAGATGAGGTGTCTAGGCTGCAAGCAGAAGTCCTTGACCTGCGAGTCAAGCTTCAACAGACCACTGATGAGAGAGAGCAGGTGAAAAGTGAGCTGCTGATCACCGAGACCAGCTTAGGGGAGCAGAAAGTGCTTGTCCAGCAGCTGAAAGAGCAAACTGAATCCCTCAACAGAAACCACGTGCAAGAATTGatgcaaagcaaagaaagagaagaagtaCTGAAAAAAGAGCAGGAGACGGTAGCCCATCAAAAAGCTGAGCTGGAGAGTAATTTGCTGAACCTGCAGGAAGAGCTCTTCAAGGTTAAGCAGTACTTGGACGTTGCtagaatggaaaatgaagaaaacaaagatctcCTCCACAGGAACAACACGGATATGGCTGAACTCGGTATTCAGATCTGTGCCTTGACCTCTGAAAAGGTGCTTGCAGAAGAGCAATTAGCTGAGGCCACAAAGAGGCTCAAAGAACTGGAagaacaggcagcagcagaacaggagAGGCTGAAGCATGACATCTCTGATCTCAGACAGGAGAACAAGAGCCTGCAAGAGAAACTAGAGGAGGCTCAGACACATGCCGCAGCTGTCCCAAGTCTGCAAACACAGCTGgagacagcaaagaaacaagCACAGAGCTTCCAGGAGACCAGCCAAGAAGAGCTGTCTACAATGAAATTTCAAATGAGCACAGAAATTCTAAGTTATCAGACAAAATTCAAG GCTGCCAGTGAAGAATGTGAGAAAATAAGAGAGCAACTTGAGGAGCAGAAGCGACAACAGCATGCTGCGGAGGAAGAGATTGCAGATTTACAA GCTGAGAACACAAGTTTGTCTAGAAAACTGGATGAAGTAAGAGAGCAGCTGTCTGAATCAGAATCTGCCCGGCttcagaaggaagaagaggtgACATCTCTGAGAGAGCTCTTGGAAAG GACTCAAAAGGAAGCTGATGAAGCAAGAGAGCAGGCCCTGGATTACAGTGAGAAGCTCAGCAAGGTGGCAGCAGACAAAGACAGCAGTGACCAGAAATTGTTTGCTGAGCTGGACGACCTGACAAGAACAAAACAGTTCCTTGAAGAACGCTTAATAGAACTTATCAG AGATAAGGATGCTTTGTGGCAAAAATCAGATGCTCTCGAGTTCCAGCAGAAGCTTAGTGCAGAGCAAAGGTGGCAGGGGGACACAGAGGTTAACCATTGCCTGGACTGCCAGAGAGAATTCTCATGGATGGTGCGTCGACACCACTGCAG AATGTGTGGTCGCATTTTCTGCTACTATTGCTGCAACAACTATATGGTGACAAAACCTGGTGGGAAGAAGGAGCGTTGCTGCAGAGCTTGCTTTAGTAAGCCCAGAGTGATCGTGGACAATACAGATGACTCTGGATCCAGTGTCAACCAGGAAGGATCCCCAGGTTCATTGGAATCACCACTGTCGCCCGAAGAGAGGGCTTTTG TTGCAAGTGAAGCCTCTAAACCACCAGACGATGCAGCGTTTGATATAATCACGGATGAGGAGTTGTGCCAAGTACAAGAATCAGACTCACTCCACAGTGAAAGTCAGATGGAGAGAGACTCTCTGGATCAAAGCGTGACAGATCT